Proteins found in one Mucilaginibacter gracilis genomic segment:
- a CDS encoding S8 family peptidase, translating into MKTICLIFLLSVSAWCFGQKPNWQNLDLQKDSTMGIGTERAYLELLKNKRASTVLVAVIDGGIDTLHEDLKPVLWQNPKEKLNGKDDDKNGYIDDFHGWDFIGSSKGNVHYDNLELVRQIRQNQVQFAGKDSTTIQPSEKPAFRLFLKEKEELNQLLALSKNRVNSAKGLKKIVENMVQSIGKPDPTLKDFQDYDTKDLTEDRVRAFIVLQLQHGENLKSLVEKQLDEAIIQGEIELNYKLNINYDPRDLVDDDYFNSRQHDYGNNDVMGPEATHGTHVAGIIGAIRDNQIGIKGVADHVKVMVLRAVPNGDERDKDVANALRYAADNGAKVINMSFGKSYSQDKKAVDDAVKYALSKDVLLVQAAGNDNKNMDVEPNFPNRKYENGEIAGAWIVVGASDWKDDETLKASFSNYGSTTVDVFAPGVKIKSTIPGNRYVEFSGTSMAAPVVTGLAALIREYYPKLTAVQVKEIIMKSVVKIGHNVSYIENGRSKSIPFASLCLSGGIVNAYGALQLAATYK; encoded by the coding sequence ATGAAAACGATTTGTTTAATCTTCTTATTAAGTGTTTCCGCCTGGTGTTTTGGCCAAAAACCAAACTGGCAAAACCTGGATCTGCAAAAAGATTCAACCATGGGCATCGGCACTGAAAGGGCCTATTTAGAGTTGTTAAAAAATAAAAGAGCCAGCACGGTCTTGGTAGCAGTTATAGATGGTGGAATTGATACGCTGCACGAAGACCTGAAACCGGTACTTTGGCAAAACCCGAAAGAAAAATTGAATGGCAAAGATGACGACAAAAATGGGTATATCGATGATTTTCATGGTTGGGATTTTATTGGGTCGTCAAAAGGCAATGTCCATTATGATAACCTTGAATTAGTAAGGCAAATCAGGCAAAATCAAGTCCAATTTGCCGGTAAGGATTCTACCACAATCCAACCGTCAGAAAAACCTGCGTTCAGGCTGTTTTTGAAAGAGAAGGAAGAACTTAATCAGCTATTAGCGCTGAGCAAAAACAGAGTGAACAGTGCAAAGGGTTTAAAGAAAATAGTGGAAAATATGGTTCAAAGCATAGGTAAGCCCGATCCAACTTTAAAAGACTTTCAGGATTATGATACGAAGGATTTAACCGAAGACCGGGTTAGGGCGTTCATTGTTTTACAGTTGCAACATGGGGAAAACCTGAAATCACTGGTCGAAAAACAATTAGATGAAGCAATCATACAAGGAGAGATTGAACTGAATTATAAGCTGAACATCAACTATGACCCGCGTGACCTGGTTGATGATGATTATTTTAATAGCCGGCAGCATGATTATGGCAATAATGATGTCATGGGTCCCGAGGCTACCCATGGCACCCATGTAGCTGGTATCATTGGTGCTATACGTGATAATCAAATCGGGATAAAAGGCGTCGCAGATCATGTGAAGGTCATGGTCCTGAGAGCTGTTCCCAATGGCGACGAACGTGATAAAGATGTGGCTAACGCCCTCCGTTACGCGGCAGACAATGGTGCAAAAGTGATCAACATGAGTTTTGGAAAATCGTATTCGCAAGATAAAAAAGCGGTTGATGATGCCGTAAAATACGCCTTGTCTAAAGATGTGTTACTGGTACAAGCCGCCGGCAACGACAACAAGAATATGGATGTGGAACCCAACTTCCCGAACAGAAAGTACGAAAACGGCGAGATAGCCGGTGCATGGATCGTTGTTGGCGCTTCTGACTGGAAGGATGATGAAACCTTGAAAGCCTCTTTTTCCAATTATGGTAGCACCACAGTTGATGTCTTCGCTCCTGGCGTAAAGATCAAATCAACTATACCTGGTAATAGGTATGTAGAATTCAGTGGAACCAGTATGGCCGCCCCGGTGGTTACAGGCTTAGCGGCATTGATCAGGGAATATTACCCCAAATTAACTGCGGTTCAGGTTAAGGAGATTATTATGAAATCGGTCGTGAAAATTGGTCATAATGTTAGTTACATCGAAAATGGGCGCTCCAAAAGTATTCCATTTGCAAGCCTTTGCCTATCGGGAGGCATTGTCAATGCCTACGGGGCGCTGCAACTGGCAGCAACTTATAAATAA
- a CDS encoding RNA polymerase sigma-70 factor, which translates to MQDLSALSDKELTLLLKQGDAEAFEVIYNRFWKKLINTAYKRLRDEALCEEIVQDIFINLWEKRTTLTFSVGLKNYLFVAIKYKVIDHYRRQFLNDKFQVSEEHSEYDNSTVDQIFARDLAKYLQKLVDNLPGKCKSVYELSRLEHKSHKEISRLLNISEKTVQGHLTKALQIIRSRMTDALLFFIVFFLRK; encoded by the coding sequence ATGCAAGACCTTTCCGCCCTTAGCGATAAAGAACTTACTTTGTTATTAAAGCAGGGTGATGCGGAAGCATTTGAGGTGATTTACAACAGGTTTTGGAAAAAATTAATTAACACAGCTTATAAACGCCTGCGTGACGAGGCGCTTTGCGAAGAGATAGTTCAGGATATTTTTATCAATCTTTGGGAAAAACGCACAACATTAACTTTTTCGGTTGGCCTTAAAAATTATTTATTTGTTGCGATAAAATACAAGGTAATTGATCATTACCGGAGGCAATTTTTAAATGATAAGTTCCAGGTTTCGGAAGAGCATTCTGAATATGATAATTCGACCGTTGACCAGATCTTTGCCAGAGATCTCGCCAAGTATCTTCAAAAGTTAGTAGATAATCTTCCGGGCAAATGCAAAAGTGTATATGAACTTAGCCGCCTTGAACATAAAAGCCATAAGGAAATTTCTCGGCTCTTAAATATTTCCGAAAAAACCGTTCAAGGGCACCTTACCAAAGCCCTGCAAATAATCCGATCCAGAATGACGGATGCTCTGCTTTTTTTTATAGTCTTTTTTTTAAGAAAATAA
- a CDS encoding FecR family protein, which produces MDKIQIAELLDKYLKNNCTPEEADVVEAWYKQWEEQPDFTDTLADDKQRLLKERMFLIIRENTVPKESVILPERKVHIKWWIGIAAAALLFVVLKFFVANNPVQDATGPRLAITFSNHTKNVLKQQLPDSSIVWLSPEASITWPQKFDAKYRDITMTGNCFFEVTKNPGRPFIISSEHMVTKVWGTSFRVIDGKNSAVVKVTVVTGKVSVSKRQALAPVAKLNSNEVLLHPNEEVVLKSNTADLIASKNADVSDLALYDHIDLDFEKATLPYIVTVLNKKFAAHIIINSKQLNSAVMTASLTNLNLPEVLEVLKASMKINYEIEGDLIVLKKTN; this is translated from the coding sequence ATGGATAAAATTCAAATTGCTGAGTTGCTGGATAAGTATCTGAAAAATAACTGTACACCAGAAGAAGCAGATGTTGTAGAAGCCTGGTACAAGCAATGGGAAGAACAGCCCGATTTTACCGATACATTGGCTGATGACAAGCAAAGGTTGTTAAAAGAAAGAATGTTTCTAATAATCCGGGAAAATACGGTTCCCAAAGAAAGTGTAATACTGCCTGAACGTAAAGTGCATATTAAATGGTGGATAGGAATTGCCGCTGCCGCCTTATTGTTTGTTGTGCTTAAATTTTTTGTTGCTAATAACCCTGTTCAGGATGCCACAGGGCCAAGGTTAGCGATTACCTTTAGTAATCATACCAAAAATGTTTTAAAACAACAGTTGCCCGATAGTAGTATTGTTTGGTTAAGCCCGGAAGCAAGCATAACCTGGCCCCAAAAATTCGATGCAAAATATCGGGACATAACCATGACGGGGAATTGCTTTTTTGAGGTAACTAAAAACCCTGGCCGCCCTTTTATCATCAGCAGTGAACATATGGTTACCAAAGTTTGGGGAACAAGTTTCAGGGTTATAGATGGTAAAAATAGTGCAGTGGTCAAAGTTACGGTTGTAACTGGCAAAGTATCGGTGAGCAAAAGGCAGGCTTTGGCCCCGGTTGCCAAATTGAACAGCAACGAGGTGCTCTTGCATCCTAATGAGGAGGTTGTATTAAAAAGTAACACGGCTGATTTAATTGCCAGTAAAAATGCCGACGTTTCCGATCTGGCATTATATGATCATATCGACCTTGATTTTGAAAAAGCCACCCTTCCCTACATTGTTACGGTGCTTAATAAAAAATTTGCTGCTCATATTATAATAAACAGTAAGCAACTGAACAGCGCGGTTATGACCGCCAGCTTAACGAACCTTAACCTACCTGAAGTATTAGAAGTACTCAAAGCTTCGATGAAAATAAATTATGAGATTGAAGGCGATCTCATTGTACTGAAGAAAACCAATTAA
- a CDS encoding TonB-dependent receptor, producing the protein MRITFSQLLLVLLMTGITYSKPTSAQGVLNKKISLSVQNKTLSDVLTLMAKANQVEFVYNQDVITATDRISVNFANKNLKEVLDQLLTQYHISYQLFKDKVILIDAHPAESSSIGTAGITSVAGVEITGKVIDEKNETLIGVSVTIKGTTKGTITDVNGNFKLTVASVNEDILVFKYIGYATLEIPATGKLPLTIKMTADSKSLNEVIVVGYGTKKKSDLTGSIASLSADEIVKSKAPNAQEAIQGRLPGVDVKRSSGKPGSDMTVEIRGVNSIYGNTQPLYVVDGIPVSSINDINPSDIERMDVLKDASSTAIFGSRGANGVVIVTTKKGTRGQTKINYDGYVGVVNAYNLPRVMTGPEFVSYAREFYSTLGASVTPQVNYTDAQIFSPTELSNIASGNYTNWVNLIKQNGIQTNHNLSITGGDEKTTYFMSTGYQDYQGAVKVEDTKKYTLKVGMDKTVNNWFKVGASMYGTYADYNLGSGEVFRSAYRLRPTGSAYNADGSNRFFAYETEAQITNPLFDLENDLRVTQYVRVLPNIYTELNLVKGLSFRSSFTPDITFQRAGTYSDQFSKIGAGTKPSSATNSSNHIFNYTFDNLLVYNKIINDNNKFDLTAGTSLNYYQTDNNLISVSGLPYRSLWYNVSSATAVTINGTTIQPTTTVSSGYTKQTVSSFFFRGNYTFKNRYLLTVTGRADGNSIFADGHKWGFFPSAALGWIASNEDFIKNISAINFLKFKFSYGRSGNAAVNSLYFSPYVTQSAVTTSFYDFNGATANGSGVSALANTNLTWEKTAEYNAGLELNVLKNRIGLTFDYYNKTVEGAITNAQIPAANGFPTVVANVGSIRNSGVEIGLNTTNVKSKDFGWTTNINYSHNKNQILDLFGNGANDVGNARFIGQKVRVIYNYKVIGVWQTSEAAQAAVYGQKPGQYKIQDTNNDGKITADDRVVLGSDIPDWFGGITNTFNYKALDLGFTVYTRQGTVQQSTFLDQFMNQDQGRARFGAYQRSYWTATNPSNTWANNALETDATRRTAATYQNSSYTKISNITLGYTLAKTAATKIGLSNLRIYATAYNPFIFTKFIGWDPETADLSSFGLQDFRTRTFILGVNVTL; encoded by the coding sequence ATGAGAATTACATTTAGCCAGTTATTGCTTGTTTTGCTGATGACCGGCATCACTTATTCAAAGCCAACGTCCGCGCAGGGGGTACTGAATAAAAAAATCAGTTTATCTGTGCAGAATAAAACCCTTTCAGATGTTTTGACTTTGATGGCCAAAGCAAATCAAGTTGAATTTGTTTATAACCAGGACGTTATTACTGCAACCGACAGGATCTCGGTAAATTTCGCAAATAAAAATCTTAAAGAAGTATTGGATCAGTTATTGACGCAATACCATATCAGCTACCAGCTATTTAAAGATAAAGTAATTCTGATAGACGCCCACCCGGCTGAAAGTAGTTCGATAGGTACGGCTGGTATCACCAGTGTTGCTGGTGTTGAGATCACCGGTAAAGTAATTGATGAAAAAAACGAAACCCTTATCGGGGTTAGCGTCACTATTAAGGGAACAACCAAGGGTACCATTACCGATGTTAATGGGAATTTTAAACTTACAGTTGCCAGCGTTAACGAGGATATACTGGTGTTTAAATACATTGGCTATGCCACGCTGGAGATTCCCGCTACAGGTAAATTACCGCTAACAATCAAAATGACGGCTGATTCCAAGTCGCTCAACGAAGTTATCGTTGTTGGTTATGGCACTAAAAAGAAGAGCGACCTCACCGGAAGCATAGCCTCTTTAAGCGCCGACGAAATTGTGAAGTCAAAAGCACCCAACGCACAGGAAGCGATACAAGGCAGGCTCCCGGGTGTGGATGTGAAACGCTCGTCGGGAAAGCCGGGGTCAGATATGACGGTGGAGATTCGGGGTGTTAACTCCATTTACGGGAATACGCAACCGTTATACGTTGTTGATGGCATACCAGTATCCAGTATCAATGATATTAACCCCTCGGATATTGAACGGATGGACGTATTGAAGGATGCTTCGTCTACCGCCATCTTCGGTTCGCGCGGTGCCAATGGAGTGGTTATCGTAACTACCAAAAAGGGAACACGCGGCCAAACCAAAATTAACTATGATGGCTATGTAGGCGTGGTAAATGCTTACAACCTGCCCCGTGTGATGACCGGCCCCGAATTTGTATCCTACGCCCGTGAGTTTTACAGCACCCTGGGTGCCAGTGTTACCCCGCAGGTTAATTATACCGATGCGCAGATATTTTCGCCAACCGAGCTGTCCAACATTGCCAGTGGCAATTACACCAACTGGGTTAACCTGATCAAACAGAATGGCATTCAAACCAATCATAACCTTTCTATAACCGGTGGCGACGAAAAAACTACTTACTTCATGTCTACCGGTTACCAGGATTACCAGGGAGCCGTTAAAGTGGAGGATACCAAAAAATACACGCTTAAGGTAGGGATGGATAAAACAGTTAACAACTGGTTTAAAGTAGGCGCATCAATGTACGGTACTTATGCCGATTATAATTTAGGAAGCGGCGAGGTTTTCCGCAGCGCCTACCGTTTAAGGCCTACAGGCAGCGCTTACAACGCAGATGGCAGTAACCGCTTTTTTGCTTACGAAACCGAAGCCCAGATTACCAACCCGCTTTTTGATCTGGAAAACGATTTAAGGGTAACGCAGTATGTACGGGTATTGCCCAATATTTATACCGAGCTCAACCTCGTTAAAGGCCTTTCGTTCCGTTCTTCATTTACCCCCGATATTACTTTTCAACGTGCGGGCACTTATTCTGATCAGTTCTCAAAGATCGGAGCAGGCACAAAACCCAGCTCGGCCACCAACAGCAGCAATCACATTTTTAATTATACGTTTGATAATTTGTTGGTGTACAATAAAATCATCAACGATAATAACAAGTTTGATTTAACAGCAGGCACTTCATTAAACTACTACCAAACCGATAATAACCTCATCAGTGTATCCGGCCTGCCTTACCGCTCTTTGTGGTACAATGTAAGCAGCGCTACGGCGGTAACCATTAACGGCACCACTATCCAGCCAACAACAACCGTTTCAAGCGGTTATACCAAGCAAACCGTGAGCTCCTTTTTCTTCAGGGGCAACTATACCTTTAAAAACAGGTATCTGCTAACGGTAACGGGCCGGGCCGATGGTAACTCCATCTTTGCCGATGGGCACAAATGGGGATTCTTTCCTTCCGCAGCTTTAGGATGGATTGCCAGTAACGAAGACTTTATTAAAAACATATCCGCCATTAATTTCCTGAAATTTAAATTTAGCTACGGTCGTTCGGGTAATGCAGCGGTTAACTCTCTTTACTTTTCTCCCTATGTTACACAGTCGGCAGTGACAACAAGTTTCTATGATTTTAATGGTGCTACCGCCAATGGCTCAGGTGTTTCGGCATTAGCCAACACAAACCTGACGTGGGAAAAAACAGCAGAATACAACGCGGGCTTAGAATTAAATGTACTGAAGAACCGCATAGGGCTTACATTCGATTACTACAATAAAACAGTTGAAGGAGCTATTACAAATGCACAGATACCTGCGGCCAACGGCTTTCCCACTGTAGTTGCTAATGTTGGCTCCATCCGTAACAGTGGTGTTGAGATTGGCCTGAATACAACCAACGTGAAGAGCAAAGATTTCGGCTGGACAACCAATATCAACTATTCGCATAACAAAAATCAAATTCTGGATTTGTTTGGCAATGGTGCCAACGATGTAGGCAACGCCAGGTTTATAGGGCAGAAAGTGCGTGTAATTTATAATTACAAAGTTATTGGTGTATGGCAAACCAGCGAAGCCGCACAAGCTGCTGTTTACGGCCAGAAACCAGGCCAGTATAAAATACAGGATACCAATAACGACGGTAAAATTACCGCCGACGACCGTGTGGTACTGGGCAGTGATATACCTGATTGGTTTGGCGGTATTACCAATACCTTCAATTATAAAGCGCTCGACCTGGGTTTTACCGTATACACCCGCCAGGGCACGGTACAGCAAAGTACTTTTCTGGATCAGTTTATGAACCAGGACCAGGGCCGCGCCCGTTTCGGTGCTTATCAGCGCAGCTATTGGACAGCCACCAACCCAAGCAATACCTGGGCAAACAACGCCCTCGAAACTGATGCCACCAGGAGAACTGCCGCTACTTATCAAAATTCATCTTACACCAAAATAAGTAACATTACGCTGGGGTATACGCTGGCAAAAACAGCAGCCACTAAAATCGGTTTGAGTAATTTGAGGATTTACGCTACCGCATACAATCCATTCATCTTCACCAAATTTATTGGCTGGGATCCCGAAACTGCCGACTTAAGCTCGTTCGGCCTGCAGGATTTTCGCACCCGTACTTTCATCTTGGGCGTTAACGTAACCTTATAA
- a CDS encoding RagB/SusD family nutrient uptake outer membrane protein, whose translation MKYSQNKILWFACLIIVSFTFGCKKYLEESNLGSQTAETYYITPSGFEDLVKSNYPNLRFLFDNNTLYNFGTDIFSSYAVTDVVPLNSYNSSLNSSITDIDTYWKQLYYAIGTTNNTLYWATQVKGMDATTLNTRTGEAKALRAYYYYMLAETFGDVPLVLERATSASVSFTRTPEQQVYVQIIKDLTEAIAALPITTTDQGRVTKGFAQHLLAKVYLTRGYKTYGGGTADFTQAATLAENLITTGPYSLRPTFSSLFDPTVANFQINSEVIFSVQYSTNAATNPVYYLGKAQTTPIVGNNLHQNFLWETNPISVIGRSALYNKAIVTNAVPDPYFFTLFDKARDSRYQATVWNALIAQAAGTVNGKTFAVGDTVIYYPDVAFTAVQKAAKKYFVFNPDEYHSSPFSGLTRTYPQFKKFRELNLAYTDNSGTRDTYVFRLGETYLIAAEAYLQAGNLSKALQYYNAMRTRAAKTGINPGSGVAYATEMQASTLTLDDILDERARELTGEELRWFELKRTGKLLSRTLAFNDEAKATNALKSFHLLRPIPQSQIDLNRGASFPQNPGY comes from the coding sequence ATGAAATACTCACAAAATAAAATACTATGGTTTGCGTGCCTAATCATAGTATCCTTCACATTCGGCTGTAAAAAATACCTGGAAGAAAGCAACCTGGGCAGCCAAACAGCCGAAACCTATTATATCACCCCATCCGGTTTTGAAGATCTGGTTAAATCAAATTACCCCAACCTACGCTTCCTGTTCGATAACAACACGCTTTACAACTTTGGTACCGATATTTTTTCGTCATACGCGGTTACCGATGTTGTTCCGCTAAATTCGTACAACAGTTCGTTAAACTCATCCATAACCGATATTGATACTTATTGGAAACAGCTTTATTACGCCATAGGCACAACAAACAACACACTTTACTGGGCAACCCAGGTAAAAGGTATGGATGCCACAACGCTCAATACCCGTACCGGCGAAGCTAAGGCGCTTCGCGCTTATTACTATTATATGCTTGCCGAAACATTTGGCGATGTACCGCTGGTTTTGGAGCGGGCTACTTCGGCCAGTGTATCTTTCACCCGGACTCCGGAACAGCAGGTATACGTGCAGATTATTAAAGACCTCACCGAGGCTATTGCTGCGCTGCCCATTACAACAACCGACCAGGGAAGAGTAACCAAAGGGTTTGCACAACATTTGCTCGCCAAAGTTTACCTAACACGCGGCTATAAAACTTATGGCGGCGGCACGGCCGATTTTACTCAGGCGGCTACACTGGCCGAAAACCTCATCACAACCGGCCCTTATTCGTTAAGGCCAACGTTCTCATCATTATTTGATCCCACTGTTGCCAACTTTCAGATCAATTCCGAAGTTATTTTCTCTGTTCAATACAGCACCAATGCGGCAACCAATCCCGTTTATTATCTGGGCAAGGCACAAACTACGCCTATCGTGGGCAATAACCTGCATCAAAATTTTCTTTGGGAAACCAACCCAATATCTGTCATCGGGAGGAGTGCGCTGTACAATAAAGCTATTGTAACTAACGCCGTTCCTGATCCGTATTTTTTTACCCTTTTTGATAAAGCGCGCGATAGCCGTTATCAGGCCACAGTTTGGAACGCACTTATTGCACAGGCTGCCGGAACCGTTAATGGCAAAACCTTTGCTGTAGGCGATACGGTTATCTATTATCCCGATGTTGCTTTTACAGCGGTACAGAAAGCAGCAAAAAAATACTTTGTGTTTAACCCCGACGAATATCATTCGTCTCCTTTTTCCGGTTTGACCAGAACCTACCCTCAATTCAAAAAATTCCGTGAATTAAATCTGGCATACACAGATAATAGCGGCACCAGAGATACTTATGTATTTAGATTGGGTGAAACTTATCTGATAGCTGCGGAAGCGTATTTACAGGCCGGAAATTTAAGCAAAGCACTTCAATACTATAATGCGATGAGAACTCGGGCCGCTAAAACTGGTATCAACCCGGGTAGCGGCGTTGCTTATGCTACAGAAATGCAGGCGAGTACATTAACACTCGACGATATACTGGACGAAAGAGCACGAGAACTAACTGGCGAAGAATTAAGGTGGTTTGAGCTAAAACGGACAGGTAAACTACTGTCGCGCACATTAGCTTTTAATGATGAAGCAAAAGCTACAAACGCCCTCAAGTCGTTCCACTTACTGCGCCCTATTCCTCAGTCACAAATTGACCTTAACCGCGGTGCGTCATTCCCGCAAAATCCAGGTTATTAA
- a CDS encoding glycoside hydrolase family 28 protein, giving the protein MKVMLLSWLLAFGTLCVYGQKQDYDILKYGAKPGMSINNQIAIQKAIDAASKTGGRVVVPAGNFVTAPVHMKSSVELYLAPDAILYGSTNRLDYSENAMAVIRAQGVHDIAITGKGTINGQGRDVVENFLELLRAGKLTDDQYLNKRPSEFGRPNIIYFIDCERVKVTGVTLRNAASWVQDYKQCKDIVIDSIKVHSNEYWNNDGIDIVDCKNVKITNSIFNAADDAICIKSETRGQICENVWIENCVARSSANGFKIGTGSLGGFKNITVKNLTVYDTYRSAVAIETVDGGSLQDVHVSHVRGINTGNAIFIRLGHRNNDEVYSTISNVSIDDIKVEVPSGKPDIGYPVEGPPPKVAPHNLVPASITGLPGHRVQNVSISNVEISYGGGAKREVAHIGIDSLSSVTENAAGYPEFTMFGELPAWALYIRHAEDIKISNFKVALKGPDFRPALVFDDVWGLTLQKAYLPLTAPTPAIVYKNTGKIISKDIALPQGNQSVVTLEK; this is encoded by the coding sequence ATGAAAGTAATGTTATTAAGTTGGTTGCTGGCCTTTGGCACCTTATGTGTATACGGCCAAAAGCAGGATTACGATATTTTAAAATACGGAGCCAAACCAGGTATGAGTATTAATAACCAGATTGCGATTCAGAAGGCGATTGATGCAGCTTCAAAAACAGGTGGTAGGGTGGTAGTACCTGCCGGCAATTTTGTTACCGCACCCGTTCACATGAAAAGTTCTGTAGAGCTTTATTTGGCCCCCGATGCGATACTTTACGGCAGCACTAACCGGCTCGACTACAGTGAAAATGCCATGGCAGTTATCCGTGCCCAGGGCGTACACGATATAGCCATAACGGGCAAAGGAACGATCAATGGACAAGGGCGCGACGTGGTTGAAAACTTTTTGGAATTATTGCGTGCCGGCAAATTGACCGATGACCAGTATTTAAATAAACGCCCGAGCGAGTTTGGAAGGCCTAATATTATTTATTTTATTGATTGTGAACGCGTTAAAGTTACTGGTGTCACTTTAAGAAATGCGGCCAGTTGGGTTCAGGATTATAAGCAGTGCAAAGACATAGTGATAGACAGCATCAAAGTGCACAGCAATGAATACTGGAATAACGACGGTATAGATATTGTTGATTGCAAAAATGTAAAGATAACCAATAGCATTTTTAATGCGGCAGACGATGCCATCTGCATCAAGTCTGAAACCAGGGGGCAAATCTGCGAAAATGTGTGGATTGAAAATTGTGTCGCCCGTTCGAGCGCTAACGGCTTTAAAATTGGCACGGGTTCACTAGGCGGGTTTAAAAACATTACCGTAAAAAACCTTACGGTTTACGATACCTATCGCTCCGCAGTAGCCATTGAAACGGTTGATGGCGGCAGTTTACAGGATGTTCATGTGAGCCACGTGAGAGGTATAAATACAGGTAACGCGATATTTATCAGGCTGGGCCATCGTAATAACGACGAGGTGTACAGCACTATTTCAAACGTATCCATCGATGATATTAAGGTGGAGGTGCCAAGTGGAAAACCCGATATCGGTTATCCGGTTGAGGGTCCGCCGCCAAAGGTTGCTCCTCATAATCTGGTGCCTGCTTCTATTACAGGTTTACCCGGGCACCGCGTTCAAAACGTTTCGATCTCTAACGTCGAGATTAGTTACGGCGGCGGTGCTAAGAGGGAAGTAGCGCATATCGGCATCGACTCTTTATCCTCAGTGACGGAAAACGCCGCCGGATACCCGGAGTTTACGATGTTTGGGGAGTTGCCCGCCTGGGCGCTTTATATAAGGCATGCCGAAGACATCAAGATCAGCAATTTTAAGGTTGCTTTAAAAGGGCCCGACTTTCGTCCTGCACTGGTTTTTGATGATGTTTGGGGCCTTACGCTGCAAAAGGCCTATTTGCCCCTAACAGCTCCAACACCTGCCATCGTTTATAAAAACACCGGCAAAATCATCAGTAAAGATATCGCCTTGCCTCAGGGAAACCAAAGTGTAGTAACCCTCGAGAAATAA